A window of the Anoplopoma fimbria isolate UVic2021 breed Golden Eagle Sablefish chromosome 17, Afim_UVic_2022, whole genome shotgun sequence genome harbors these coding sequences:
- the LOC129106455 gene encoding red-sensitive opsin → MAEEWGKQAFAARRYNEDTTRGSAFAYTNSNHTKDPFEGPNYHIAPRWVYNVATLWMFVVVALSVFTNGLVLVATAKFKKLQHPLNWILVNLAIADLGETVFASTISVCNQYFGYFILGHPMCIFEGYVVSVCGITALWSLTIISWERWIVVCKPFGNVKFDAKWATSGIVFSWVWSAVWCAPPVFGWSRYWPHGLKTSCGPDVFSGSEDPGVQSYMIVLMITCCLIPLAIIILCYLAVWLAIRAVAMQQKESESTQKAEREVSRMVVVMIVAYCVCWGPYTFFACFAAANPGYAFHPLAAAMPAYFAKSATIYNPVIYVFMNRQFRTCIMQLFGKEADDGSEVSTSKTEVSSVSPA, encoded by the exons ATGGCAGAAGAGTGGGGAAAACAGGCTTTTGCTGCCAGGCGGTACAATGAAGATACAACAAGGGGATCGGCCTTTGCCTACACAAACAGCAATCATACCAAAG ATCCCTTTGAAGGTCCCAACTACCACATTGCTCCTCGATGGGTTTACAACGTTGCAACACTCTGGATGTTCGTTGTGGTCGCCCTATCAGTCTTCACCAATGGTCTCGTCTTGGTGGCCACGGCAAAGTTCAAGAAACTCCAACACCCTCTGAACTGGATCTTGGTCAATCTTGCAATTGCTGATCTTGGAGAGACAGTTTTTGCCAGCACCATCAGTGTGTGCAACCAGTATTTCGGTTACTTCATTCTGGGACACCCAATGTGCATCTTTGAGGGCTACGTCGTGTCAGTCTGTG GTATTACCGCTCTCTGGTCCCTGACTATCATCTCCTGGGAGAGATGGATAGTTGTGTGCAAACCTTTTGGAAATGTCAAGTTTGATGCCAAATGGGCCACAAGTGGAATAGTGTTCTCCTGGGTCTGGTCTGCCGTGTGGTGTGCTCCCCCCGTCTTTGGATGGAGCAG GTACTGGCCTCATGGACTAAAGACCTCCTGTGGACCTGATGTATTCAGTGGAAGTGAAGACCCTGGAGTCCAGTCCTACATGATTGTTCTTATGATCACATGTTGTTTAATTCCTCTAGCCATCATCATCTTGTGCTATCTTGCAGTCTGGTTGGCTATCCGTGCT GTTGCCATGCAGCAGAAAGAATCAGAGTCAACCCAGAAAGCTGAGAGAGAAGTATCCAGAATGGTCGTTGTCATGATTGTGGCATATTGTGTCTGCTGGGGACCGTACACATTTTTTGCCTGCTTTGCCGCGGCTAACCCTGGATATGCCTTCCATCCTCTGGCTGCTGCAATGCCTGCATACTTTGCCAAGAGCGCCACCATCTACAACCCAGTTATCTATGTCTTTATGAACCGGCAG TTCCGTACATGTATCATGCAGCTCTTTGGCAAAGAAGCGGATGATGGCTCTGAAGTATCCACATCAAAGACAGAGGTCTCCTCCGTGTCTCCTGCATAA